In the genome of Caldisalinibacter kiritimatiensis, the window ATAATTCTTATAATTAGTTAATAATTTTTGAAGATTAGACTTAAAGGGAATATAAAGACATAATGTGTAATAAAATACTGGGTATCAAAATAAAAATATATAAATGATAAAAAGGATTGGTATTATGCTGTCTCCTAGTTTAGAGGATTATCTTGAAGAGGTATATAGGTTATCTACAAATAAAAAAGAAATAAGAATTAAAGACATAGCTGATTGTTTAGGGGTATCAATGCCTTCTGTAGTTAAAGGACTTAAAAAATTAAACGATTTGGGATATATAGTTTATAGACCATATGAAGAAATAAAAGTTTTAGAAAAGGGTCAGAAAAAGGGTAGATTTCTTGTGGAAAGAAATAAGATATTAAGAGAT includes:
- a CDS encoding metal-dependent transcriptional regulator; translation: MIKRIGIMLSPSLEDYLEEVYRLSTNKKEIRIKDIADCLGVSMPSVVKGLKKLNDLGYIVYRPYEEIKVLEKGQKKGRFLVERNKILRDFVEVIGSDADVEQEAEAMEHYLSISTIRCIERLVGFFKQNKSFLNEFKKFEVDSILDDNISQ